The Candidatus Planktophila sp. genome contains the following window.
TTTGTCGCACTATTCGTTACATCTTCCACTTGCGAAGAGAAATTAATCGAAGTTGGCCACACGGCAAGTGATAAAACCGTACGAGATGCGAAAATTGAAACAATTGCGGCTAAACCAGCAACTCCCACTTTTATCCGATTATTTCGAATTTGAACCGCAGTTGGTGGAATAAAACTCTCTTGGGCTTTAGCCGCTGCACTCGTGCTTCGATCCAATAAAATCGCTACAAAAACAACTGCAAATCCGGCAACAAAACCCTGGCCGACATTTCGAATAATGAGTGCATCAACTACAGGCTTTCCTAAACCCGGTGCGCCGATTAAAGCGGCAATCACAACAAATGAAAGCGCGGCCATTACAGTTTGATTAATGCCTAAAACGATCATCTGCTTAGCCATTGGCAACTGGACCTTCGTAAGAGTTTGCTTAGCAGTTGACCCCATAGAAACCGCAGCTTCAACAGGTGATTGATTCAAATTTCGAATTGCATGTGAGGTGATACGAATTGAAAGTGGGATGCTATATACCATAGTTGCAATAGTCGCTGAGGCTGTTCCGATTAAGAAGAAAAGGGCAAGGGGTGCTAAATAAACCAACGTAGGAAGAATCTGTGCTAAATCTAAAAATGGTGTCAATATTTTCAGCACTCGATCGGATAAACCTGCCCAAATCCCTAAAGGAATTCCGATAAGCAGCGACAGGAGCACAGATGCAAAAGTCATAGCCAATGTATCCATAGTGAACTGCCACATTCCTAATGCACCACATGCCAACAAAAGTGCGGTTGCAAGGAGTGCGGTACGCAATCGACTTGTGGCATAAACAGTAAACGCGACAATTGCTGCGACTCCAAACCATCCTATGAGTGGAATGATCGAGTTACCGCGAGGAACTGAAATGAGGGTACGAATCGCTTCAACAAATCCATTGATTGTGGCGCGAATAGGATTAAAGAAATAGATAAAAGCCGCACTCTTTGTTCGGTTGCCGCGAATCGATGCCGCTGCATCGCCAACAGAGGTAGTAAAAGATGTATTTTCTGCAGTTGACAGTTCAAGTGTGTGGTCACCTTGGAAAATACGGGATAGGAAGACCCAGACAAGTGCACCACCTAGTAAGAGCTGAGATTTTTTCACATGAAGCATTTATGCAACACCAGAAATTAGCCGCAAAACATCCTCGCTAGAAACAACGCCAAGCGCCTTACCATTATCGTTTACCCGAACAGGTTTGTGCGTCTGCAAAATCACTTGTGCGGCATCTCGAATAATCATTGTTGCTGGTAGCTCGGGACCATCTATATCTTCACCGGGTTCGGCAGGACGCGCTAAATACTTAAGTGATAAGACATGCGATTTAGCAATGTCGCGAACAAAGTTAGCAACGTAATCATCGATTGGATTAGCAACTAACTCTTCAGGTGTACCGATCTGAACAACTGCACCATCGCGCATGATGGCAATACGATCACCAACCTTCACAGCCTCTGACAAATCGTGAGTGATAAAGACCATCGTCTTGCCGAGCTCGTGGTGTAGACGAATAACCTCTTGCTGCATATCGCGACGAATAAGTGGGTCTAGTGCGCTAAATGGCTCATCCAAAAAAAGAACTTGAGGATCTACTGCCAGAGCTCGAGCTAAACCAACACGCTGTTGCATTCCACCTGAAAGCTGTTCTGGGTAGGCATTGGCATAACCCTGTAATCCAACTAGTTCTATAACTTCATTGGCACGCGCATGACGTTCGGCCTTTTTCACTCCATTTATTTCAAGGGAGTATGCAATATTGTCGATAACTTTTCGGTGAGGCAATAAACCAAAGTGTTGAAAAACCATTGAAAACCGGGTCTTGCGCAGTTCACGCAACCGCGCAGCATCGACAAGTAAGACATCCTCGCCCTCAAAAGTAAGTGAGCCTGCTGTGGGTTCAATTAAACGAGTCATGCAGCGAACGAGTGTCGACTTTCCAGAACCAGATAAACCCATGACAACAAAGACTTCACCCGGCGCGACATCAAATGAAACATCCCGAACTGCGATTGTATTTCCAGTTTGAGCACGAAGCTCTGAACGCGTTAAATCGGCAAGTGGACTGCCTATAACTTTCTCAGCGTTTGATCCAAAAACTTTCCAGAGGTTTTTAACTGAAATCATTGGTGCTTCACTACTCACTCAATAATCCTTTCATTCGTTAATCTCTGAACCATCCAGATCGACTAGGAGCATTGTTGGTCCAAATGTGTTTGATTTCAAGGTACTCACCCAAGCCATGCTCGCCTAATTCGCGGCCAATTCCCGATTGCTTGTAACCACCCCACTCAGCAGCTGGACGATATGGACCAAAATCATTGACCCAAATAGTGCCATGGCGTAGTGCACTGGCCACACGAGCCGCTTTTTCAGAGTCACTGCTCCACAGGCCTCCTGATAAACCAAAATTCGTATCATTTCCTATCGCTATTGCTTGCGCTTCGGTATCAAATACTTCTACCGTCATGATCGGTCCAAAAGACTCTTCTTGGACGCAAGACATGGACGATTTAGCGTTATCTAGAACTGTTGGCAGGTAATACCAGCCATCGGCATGTTCGGGCTTCTCACTTCGTCTTCCACCCACTAAGAGTGTGGCACCCTCAGCAACACCCTTCTCAACATATTCGCTAACATTTTTTAAATGTGCCGCGCTAATTAATGGTCCAGCTTCGGCCAATTCATCATCTGGTCCCCCAAGTCGAATCTTTGCTGCGCGTCGAACAATTTCATTAACCACACGATCATGAATCGAACGTTCAACGATCAATCGAGTTCCTGCCGAGCACACTTGTCCAGAGTGCAAGAAGGCTGCAGTCACGGCGTTATCAATTGCAGCATCGATATCTGCATCGGCAAAGATAATATGTGGATTTTTACCACCGAGCTCGAGGGCTAATTTTTTCACCGTTTGCGCTGCCGCCCTCATAATTGTCTGGCCCGTTGTTAACCCACCAGTGAAAGAGACTAAATCTACGCGTGGATCATTAATGAGCAGAGTGCCAACCACAGAGCCAGGACCTAAAATTAAATTTGCAACTCCTTTTGGAGTACCAGCTTCTTCAATTATTTTCATGAGAGCAATTGCACTCTGAGGCGTTAACTCGGAGGGCTTAACAATAAAGGAGCATCCTGCTACTAGAGCAGGAGCAACTTTCCAAGCGATCTGCAAGAGCGGATAGTTCCAGGGTCCAATAAGGGAGGCAACACCGAGTGGCTCGTGAACAATGCGGCTACTTACATGCGGTAGACCAACATCAACCTTTCGTGCATGCTCTTTAGCGCCAAGGGTTGCGAAGTGTCTAAATGTCGAAATGACATCGGCGACATCATATTGGGCCTCGATAAATCGCTTTCCGGTGTCATCACTCTCTTTACGGGCGATTAAGTCGGCATCACGCTCTAGTAAGTCGGCAATTGTTGAAACTAAATCACTACGTTCTTTAAAACTCCATGAGGTAAATACACCAGAGTCAAAAGAGTTTCGGGCTGCGGTGATTGCATCGTGCACATCGGCCTGTGTCGCTTGTGAAACCGTGGCGACAACCTTTTGATCGTGCGGACTATGGACATCATGGTTGCCGTCATCAGATGCCGCTCTCCAAGCTCCATCGATAAAAAGCGTTGTGACCATAGTGGATTTAATCTAGTTGGCTTTTGCGCATAGCGACAAACTCGTCGAGCTCTTGTCGCATACGTAGATCCATGTCAGGAGCGACGTAATCCTCCAACTTTTTCTTGTAAATTTCACTAGCGCGTGCCTTCGTATCCCTAGCACCCAATCGGGTCCAACGTTCGAAATTATCGCTGTTGGTTAAAAATGGTCGGTAGAAGCAGTCACGGAAGCGCTCCATGGTGTGGGCCGCCCCGAGGAAGTGACCCCCGTGTCCGACTTCAAGATGGGCATCAAAGGCTAAAGATTCAATAGTAAATTCAAGTGGAGTGAACTCAGTCATGAGTGATTGGAGGATTTCAATATCGAGAATAAACTTTTCATAACAAGAGACCAGGCCACCTTCTAACCAACCTGCAGTATGCATTACCCAGTTAGTGCCCGATAAAAATGTAGGCATCATCGTCATCATGGATTGATATGCAGATTGTGCGTCAACTGTCTGTGAAGAGTTCAAGCCTCCACCGCCGCGAAATGGAAGATTAAAACTTCGTGCGATTTGACCGGTACAGAGAAGACCAATTCCAGATTCTGGCGTACCAAACTGTGGCGAACCCGATTGCATATCGATGTTAGATAGAAAAGAGCCAAAAACTATTGGACATCCCGGATTGAGTGTCTGCGCGAGCGCAATTCCAGTTAATGCTTCAGCTATCTGTTGTGCCAGTGTGGCAGGAATCGTTACAGGGCTCATTGCGCCCATCAAAAGAAATGGTGTAACTACAACTGGTTGCCCCGCTAAAACATATTCACGAAGTGAGTCCAGCATTCGATCATCCCAACGCAAAGGTGAGTTGCAATTAATCAGAGAAATCAGAGCGGGAGTTTCAACTATCGCTTCACGACCACCATGAATTATCTCTGCCATTGCGATGACATCTTTTGCATTCTGGGCCGTGACAACATTACCCATAAAAAACTTATCGGTCAGCGTAGCCGCGGCATAGGCCATATCTAAGTGGCGTGAATCAAGGGATAAGTCGTTAGGTTCGCAGACAACACCACCGACGCTATCTAGCGCATCAAATGATTGCGCTAACTTGCAAAAATTTTCGTAGTCATTAAAGGTCGCATCGCGGCGAATATCGCCTTCGCGTACAAATGGTGGACCGTAAACGCCACCAAAGACCATCGAATTACCACCAATGTGAACATTATTTTTTGGGTTGCGAGCGCGAAGGTTGAACTCACGTGGCGCTAATGCGCACTGCTTCAAAATCCAGTCTGGATCAAATTTAACGTTCTCGCCTTCAACGCTTTGTCCAGCCTCACGGAGAAGATCTATAGCCCAAGGCGACATGAACTCAATGCCAATTTCAGAGACGATTCGGCGCCAGCCAGCCGTTAACGTCGCCATAGATTCTTGGCTTAAGATTTCATATCGTGGCATTCGATTTTCAAACATGAAGCACTCCTTCGTGTCTATTGACCATTGGACACGAACGAGAATACCCTTAGATAGTGGAACAGTGGTTCCATATTATGGAACACTATGGTAACCGTGAAAGGAGGGGTGATGAGTGAGTTAGTGAGGGGAACACAGGCTATCGATCGTGCCAGTGCCTTGCTTATTCACATTTTAAAATCTTCGACCCCGCCACTTTTATCTCAACTGGCTCGTACCTATGAAATTCCAAAGAGCACTACCTCACGGATGCTCAGTGCTCTAGAGCGTCAAGGGCTTATACGTCGAGATCAACAAGGAGCCTTCATCGCAGGGGATGTGCTGACTCAATTTGCCCGCTCACAAAATCACGACTCAGTGTTGATCGCGCGAGTACATTCGGTTTTGGAGAAATTAGCAATGATTACTGGAGAAACAGCAAATTTAGCCATTGCAAGTAATGGCGAAATGAAATTAATCGATCAAGTTGATGGCCATTATTTATTAGGTGCAACAAACTGGGTTGGTAGAGGTATTCCTTTTCATGCCTCAGCTCTCGGGAAAATTCTTTTGGCGTATGGCGCAGCAACGATTCCACTTGGCAAACTTGAAAAACTCACGGCAAAGACAATTACTTCTCGACCAAAACTATTGACTGAACTCGAGAACGTTCGCAAAAAAGGATATGCAATTATTATCGATGAACTCGAAGAGGGATTAGTTGCAGTAGCTGCGCCCATTCGTGAAGATGATGGTCGAGTTGTTGGAGCAATTTCAATCTCTGGTCCATCTCCACGATTAACGCAGAGAGATTTAGCCAAGATAGGCGAAGTTATTATCCAAGAGATCCACTCACTCCAGGCAAAACATGAAGGAAAGATAGGTGCAGCATGACTCATGACGACATAATCAAGGCGCTCTTTGACGAGACCTTAGTTGGCAATGCTCCTGCCGTTTTAGAGTTAACTAAAGCGGGGATCGCCGATGGTATGACTCCGAGCACTATTCTCTTTGATGCCCTCATTCCAGCGCTCGAAGAAGTGGGTGCTCGATTTGAGCGCGGAGATTTCTTTGTTCCAGAGATGCTCGTTTCCGGTAAGGCGATGTCGGGGGCACTCGCATTTCTGCGTCCCTTGTTAGCAGAAACAGGCGCTGAAACTGTCGGTACGTATTTAATGGGAACAGTTAAGGGCGATGTTCACGACATCGGTAAAAACTTAGTAAATATCATGCTCGAAGGTGCCGGCTTTAACGTTATTGACCTGGGGGTACAGGTTGCTCCTGAGAAATTTATCGCTGGAATTCTCGAGCACAAGCCAGATATCGTTGGAATGTCGGCCTTTTTAACGACGACCATGCCGATGTTTAAAGTCAATATTCATGAAATTACAAAGGCTGGTCTTCGCGATCAAGTCATCATCATGGTTGGTGGAGCTCCAGTTACTCAGGAATATGCCGATGTCGTTGGCGCTGATGGTTTTGCCGCCGATGCATCGACTGCAGTACGTATTGCTAAGGATTTAATCGCTAAGAAGCGTGCTGCGGTTTCTGCATAAGAGAAAAATGCTAAAAAAACTTCTCCCCTTTATTGAACACGCGTTGAAAGCGCCTGTTTGGGACTGCCGCATGTGTGGTCAGTGCGTACTTCATTCAACAGGAATGACCTGTCCGATGACATGTCCTAAAACATTGCGCAATGGTCCATGTGGCGGAGTACGCGAAAATGGCAACTGTGAAGTTATTCCAGAGATGCAGTGCATTTGGGTAAAAGCCTACGATCGCACCATTTCACTTCCATTGCCAAAGGTATGGAAGGAGCATTACAACGAACTTCGTCCGCCGGTAGATATGCAGTTACATG
Protein-coding sequences here:
- a CDS encoding corrinoid protein → MTHDDIIKALFDETLVGNAPAVLELTKAGIADGMTPSTILFDALIPALEEVGARFERGDFFVPEMLVSGKAMSGALAFLRPLLAETGAETVGTYLMGTVKGDVHDIGKNLVNIMLEGAGFNVIDLGVQVAPEKFIAGILEHKPDIVGMSAFLTTTMPMFKVNIHEITKAGLRDQVIIMVGGAPVTQEYADVVGADGFAADASTAVRIAKDLIAKKRAAVSA
- a CDS encoding aldehyde dehydrogenase family protein, which encodes MVTTLFIDGAWRAASDDGNHDVHSPHDQKVVATVSQATQADVHDAITAARNSFDSGVFTSWSFKERSDLVSTIADLLERDADLIARKESDDTGKRFIEAQYDVADVISTFRHFATLGAKEHARKVDVGLPHVSSRIVHEPLGVASLIGPWNYPLLQIAWKVAPALVAGCSFIVKPSELTPQSAIALMKIIEEAGTPKGVANLILGPGSVVGTLLINDPRVDLVSFTGGLTTGQTIMRAAAQTVKKLALELGGKNPHIIFADADIDAAIDNAVTAAFLHSGQVCSAGTRLIVERSIHDRVVNEIVRRAAKIRLGGPDDELAEAGPLISAAHLKNVSEYVEKGVAEGATLLVGGRRSEKPEHADGWYYLPTVLDNAKSSMSCVQEESFGPIMTVEVFDTEAQAIAIGNDTNFGLSGGLWSSDSEKAARVASALRHGTIWVNDFGPYRPAAEWGGYKQSGIGRELGEHGLGEYLEIKHIWTNNAPSRSGWFRD
- a CDS encoding methylenetetrahydrofolate reductase C-terminal domain-containing protein, with product MLKKLLPFIEHALKAPVWDCRMCGQCVLHSTGMTCPMTCPKTLRNGPCGGVRENGNCEVIPEMQCIWVKAYDRTISLPLPKVWKEHYNELRPPVDMQLHGTSSWVNLITKRDQQVPDGWSVQGSEH
- a CDS encoding ABC transporter permease subunit translates to MLHVKKSQLLLGGALVWVFLSRIFQGDHTLELSTAENTSFTTSVGDAAASIRGNRTKSAAFIYFFNPIRATINGFVEAIRTLISVPRGNSIIPLIGWFGVAAIVAFTVYATSRLRTALLATALLLACGALGMWQFTMDTLAMTFASVLLSLLIGIPLGIWAGLSDRVLKILTPFLDLAQILPTLVYLAPLALFFLIGTASATIATMVYSIPLSIRITSHAIRNLNQSPVEAAVSMGSTAKQTLTKVQLPMAKQMIVLGINQTVMAALSFVVIAALIGAPGLGKPVVDALIIRNVGQGFVAGFAVVFVAILLDRSTSAAAKAQESFIPPTAVQIRNNRIKVGVAGLAAIVSIFASRTVLSLAVWPTSINFSSQVEDVTNSATKWITTNLYIFTVGFKDFISNWVLNPLETLLAFSPWYVTLAAIIFLALVIGGKRVAILAAVLLSLIVFSGLWHEAMITLTQTIVATLMTMTIGIALGILVGRNKGAEKILRPFLDAGQTLPAFVYLIPMLGLFGPTRFTAIATGIVYSIPVVVKIVGEGIRSVPESMIEAATAAGSTVRQIITKVQLPAAKKSILLATNQGMIFVLAVVVIGGFVGSGGLGYLVILGGSKPELQGKGLVAGLVILLLGVTIDRIAQASAQRV
- a CDS encoding IclR family transcriptional regulator, giving the protein MSELVRGTQAIDRASALLIHILKSSTPPLLSQLARTYEIPKSTTSRMLSALERQGLIRRDQQGAFIAGDVLTQFARSQNHDSVLIARVHSVLEKLAMITGETANLAIASNGEMKLIDQVDGHYLLGATNWVGRGIPFHASALGKILLAYGAATIPLGKLEKLTAKTITSRPKLLTELENVRKKGYAIIIDELEEGLVAVAAPIREDDGRVVGAISISGPSPRLTQRDLAKIGEVIIQEIHSLQAKHEGKIGAA
- a CDS encoding glycine betaine/L-proline ABC transporter ATP-binding protein, yielding MSSEAPMISVKNLWKVFGSNAEKVIGSPLADLTRSELRAQTGNTIAVRDVSFDVAPGEVFVVMGLSGSGKSTLVRCMTRLIEPTAGSLTFEGEDVLLVDAARLRELRKTRFSMVFQHFGLLPHRKVIDNIAYSLEINGVKKAERHARANEVIELVGLQGYANAYPEQLSGGMQQRVGLARALAVDPQVLFLDEPFSALDPLIRRDMQQEVIRLHHELGKTMVFITHDLSEAVKVGDRIAIMRDGAVVQIGTPEELVANPIDDYVANFVRDIAKSHVLSLKYLARPAEPGEDIDGPELPATMIIRDAAQVILQTHKPVRVNDNGKALGVVSSEDVLRLISGVA
- a CDS encoding trimethylamine methyltransferase family protein, giving the protein MFENRMPRYEILSQESMATLTAGWRRIVSEIGIEFMSPWAIDLLREAGQSVEGENVKFDPDWILKQCALAPREFNLRARNPKNNVHIGGNSMVFGGVYGPPFVREGDIRRDATFNDYENFCKLAQSFDALDSVGGVVCEPNDLSLDSRHLDMAYAAATLTDKFFMGNVVTAQNAKDVIAMAEIIHGGREAIVETPALISLINCNSPLRWDDRMLDSLREYVLAGQPVVVTPFLLMGAMSPVTIPATLAQQIAEALTGIALAQTLNPGCPIVFGSFLSNIDMQSGSPQFGTPESGIGLLCTGQIARSFNLPFRGGGGLNSSQTVDAQSAYQSMMTMMPTFLSGTNWVMHTAGWLEGGLVSCYEKFILDIEILQSLMTEFTPLEFTIESLAFDAHLEVGHGGHFLGAAHTMERFRDCFYRPFLTNSDNFERWTRLGARDTKARASEIYKKKLEDYVAPDMDLRMRQELDEFVAMRKSQLD